The nucleotide window TCACCGAGACGGCGGCGGCCAAGGTTGCCAGCCTGCTCATCCAGGAGGGCCGTGATGACCTGCGCCTGCGCGTGGCCGTGCAGCCCGGAGGCTGCTCGGGCCTGGTCTACCAGCTCTACTTCGATGAGCGCCTGCTCGACGGCGACGCCCTGCGCGCCTTCCCCACCGGTGGGGCCGAGCTGGAGTCCGTGGAGGTGGTCGTGGACCGCATGAGCGTGCCCTACCTCTCGGGCGCCACCATCGACTTCGCCGACACCATCGAGAAGCAGGGCTTCACCATCGACAACCCCAATGCTGCGGGGACCTGCGCCTGCGGGGAGTCCTTCAACTGACCCGCGCCCCTCGACACGCGCTGCGCCGCCGGCTCCCCGCAGGAGTCGGCGGCGCCGTGCATGATGGCCCCACCCCTGCCAGCCCCTCCTGCGGGGGAGTATCCCGGCACTCCCGAGACATCGTCGTGACCGTTCTACCGCCTCATCTCAAGGAGCACCTGTGCGTCGCACGCCCCTGACCCTGTCCACCCTGGCCCTGGCGGCCTGCCTCACCCTGGCCGGGTGCGGGCAGGACGCCGAGCCCGACGCCGCCGCCTCCACCCCGGCGGCCCCGCCCACCGCCGTCGACTGCTCGACGGTGACGGTGGACTCCGACGCCGCGACCCTGCCCACCCTCTCGGGCGCTGACGGCGAGGAGCCGGCGGTCTCCTGGGGTGGTGGCCAGGCCCCTGAGAACCTCACGGTCAAGACCCTCACCGAGGGCAGTGGCGCGCAGATCGGCTCCGACGACGTCATCGTGGCCAACTACGTGGGCTGGGAGTGGGACTCCTCCCAGGCCTTCGACACCTCCTGGGGCCGGGGCGCCCCTGCCTCCTTCTCCCTCAAGGCCGTCATCCCCGGGTGGACCTGCGGACTGGCGGGCACGCACGTGGGGGACCGCGTGCTCCTGTCGATCCCCGCGGAGCTGGCCTACGGGGAGAAGCAGCCCACCCCCAGCGCGGCGGCCGAGCAGCTGCCGCAGCAGGGGCAGCCCTCGGGCGACCTGGTCTTCGTCGTCGATGTGCTGGGCGGCGGCAGCCCCGAGGAGATCTCCGCGGGCACCAAGGATGCGGTGGTGGAGGGGGAGGCGGCCCTCGCCGAGCGCGGCGTGAGCGTCAGCGGGAGCCTGGGGGAGGCCGCCACGATCACCGTCAATGAGGGCGCGGCCGAGCCGACCGAGCCCGAGGTCATCGTCCTGGCCCGGGGCAGTGGCGCTCCCCTGGAGGCCGGATCGAAGGTCCTGGCGCACACCGCGGGCGCCCCGTGGGCGGGCGGCCAGGCCGGCCAGCCCTTCTCCACCTGGGATCAGGACTCCCCGCAGGTGCTGGTCCTGGACGACCAGCCGCCGCTGGACAAGCTGGCGGGTGTGCCGGCGGGCTCCCGCGTGGTCATCCTCATGCCCAAGGACGAGACCACCGGCACCCCGGCGAGCGCCTTCGTCATGGATATCGAGCAGGTGCTCTGAGGCCGGCGGGCCGGCCCCGCCCCGCGCCGTCATGCACTCGGCCCCGGAAGCCCATGGAGGGCTTCCGGGGCCGAGCTGCTCTCAGCGCGCGTGGTCAGTGCGGCTCAGCGCAGGAATGAGTCAGCGCAGGATGAGGCCGCCGGCCTTGGCCACGGCCTCGGCCAGGCGCTCGGAGACGTCCTGCCAGTTGGCGATGTTCCAGATGGCGGCGACGTAGTCGGCCTTGACGTTGAGGTAGTCCAGGTAGAAGGCGTGCTCCCACATGTCCACCAGGAACAGCGGGACCGCGCCCAGGGGGAGGTTGGACTGGTGGTCGTAGACCTGGAAGATGACCAGCTTGCCGGAGATGGTGTCGTAGGCCAGCACCGCCCAGCCCGATCCCTGGATGCCCAGGGCGGCCGCGGCGAACTGGGCCTTGAACTTCTCGAAGGAGCCGAAGGAGTCCTTGATGGCCTCGGCCAGCTCGCCCTCGGGCTGGCCGCCGCCGTTGGGGGACAGGTTCTTCCAGAACACGGTGTGGTTGGTGTGGCCGGCCAGGTTGAAGGCCAGGTTCTTCTCCCACAGGTTGATGGCGCCCAGGTCACCGCTCTCGCGGGCGGCGGCCAGGGCCTCCAGGGCGGCGTTGGCCCCGGCGACGTAGGCGGCGTGGTGCTTGTCGTGGTGGAGCTCCATGATCCTCCCGGAGATGTGGGGCTCCAGGGCGGCGTAGTCGTAGGGGAGCTCGGGCAGGGTGTAAACGGCCATCGAGGTGCCTTTCTTCGGCGATGAAGCTCCAGCCCACACAGGTGGGACTGAAGTCCCGGACAAGGATGATGGTAGGCGCAGTGCTCTCAGCGGAGAAGAGGGTGGGCTCCAGCCACCTGTGATTACACTGACCGCTGAACGCTCTGCCCACGCACGGCCAGCGCCGTGCGCCGACAATGGAGGATCGCATGACCAATCAGGCCGCGTCCCAGCGCCTCGAGCTCCTCGTCTTCTCCGACGATGCCACGGTGCGCCGCGAGGTCATCGAGGGTGTCGGGCGGCGCCCCGCCAAGGGCCTGCCGCTGGTGTCCTGGAAGGAGGCGGCCACGGCCGAGGGCGTGCGCATGGCCATCAAGGACCGCAGCCAGGAGGGCCTGGCGCCCTTCGATGCGCTGGTCCTGGACGCCGAGGCCAAGAAGCTGGGGGGCATGGGCCTGGCCCACGAGCTGTTCACCGAGCTGGACCAGCGCCCGCCGGTGGTGCTGCTGACCGCCCGGCCCCAGGACGCCTGGCTGTCGGCCTGGGCCAAGGCCGAGGCCGTCGTCCCGCGGCCCCTGGACCCGTTGAGCCTCCAGGCGGCGGTGACGGCGGCGCTGACGGCCCGGCCCGGCAGCGTCGTCCCCGCGGGCTGAGCCCGCCCATCGCGCCCACGGGCATGGGGCCACGGCGCCGGGCTCACGGCTCGGCGTCGAGGACCTTGCGGTGGCGCGCCGCCGCGCCCAGGGGCCAGGCCAGGCACTGCGGGTCGCCCTCGACCTCGACCAGGCGCGCCCCCTCATCGAGTGCCCAGTCGGCCAGCAGGAGCGTCTCCTCCACGCTGGCGCCCTGCCCGACGCGCTCGGGGCGCTCCACGATCCTGGCGCTGGCCCGCAGGGCCTCAACCCCGGGGCGGGGATCCGCACCGGGCGGGGTGGCCATGGAGCCGGCCAGCATGCCCCAGCGCACGGCGATCAGCTCCCAGCCCCCGCCCTGGCGGCGCCGGGCGGCGATGAGGTGGGGGCAGGCCAGCAGGGGCCTGGCCCGCTCGGCGCGCAGTACCCCGTGCAGGAGGGCGCGCAGGCGGTGGGTCCAGGCGCCGGCCTCCTCGTAGCGCTGGTCGGCGGCCAGGGCGCTGATGCGCTCCAGGAGGGGAGTGGCCACCAGGTCGATGTGCCCCGACAGGCAGGCGGCCGCCTGGTCGGCGGTGGCGGGGGCGTCGTCGGGGCGCACGCGGCGGTGCGCGCCGTCCCAGCGGCCCAGGCGCAGGACGGACTCCGCGGCCCGCAGGGCCTCCTGGGCGCTGCGGCGCGAGGCGAAGGGGCCCACGGCGCCGGTGGCCTCACTGGTGGGCAGTACGGTGGTCAGGGACAGGCGGGGCTGGGGGCCGGGGGCCAGGCGGAGCCAGGGCTGCCTGCCGGGGGAGCGCGAGCGGCGGTTGACCGGCGGGTCGAGCTCGGCGATGAGCCGCAGCTCGCGCACCCGCGCCTCGATGAGGGTGGGGGTGGCGATATGGCGGACCTCAACGGTGGTGTCGAGCATCTGGGCGACCTTGCGGCGTTTCTCCGCGGCCGTGAAGTAGGAGCGCACCCGGCGCTTGAGGCTGGAGGCGCTGCCGACGTAGAGCACCTGGCCGGCCGCGGAGCAGAACTGGTAGACGCCGGGGCAGGTGGGCAGGGGGTCGGCCAGGCGGCTCTTGGCGCGCCGGCGCGCGGGGACGGGGTCGGTGGCGGTGGCCAGGTCCTCCAGGTGGGTGACCCCCAGGGGCGCCAGGGCCTCCAGGGCGGCGTGCAGGACCTCGACGGTGGCGCGCGCGTCGTCCAGGGCCCGGTGGGTGGGGCGGGTGGGGGAGCCCACGAAGGAGGCCAGGGTGGATAGGCGGTGGTTGGGCACATCGCTGCGGCTCCAGGCCCGGCGGGCCAGGGCCAGGGTGTCCAGCACGCGGGGCGCGGACCAGTCCTGGCCGCTGTGCTGGGCTGCGGCGCGCAGATGGCTGAGGTCGAAGCGCGCGTTGTGGGCCACGAGCACGGTCTCCTCCCGGGGCGCGGCGGCGTCGTGGTGGGCGGCGCCGTCGGCCCAGGTGAGGAAGGCCTCCATGGCGGCGCTGACGGCGGGGGCGCCGGCAACCATGGCATTGGTGATGCCGGTGAGCATGGTGATCTGGGCGGGGATGGCCGCCCCGGGGTTGACCAGGGTGGAGAACTCCTCCAGGACCCGGCCGCCGCGCACCTTGACGGCTCCGATCTCGGTCAGGGCGTGGGCCCCGGGGGCGCCGCCGGTGGTCTCGACGTCGACCACCAGGAAGGTCACGTGGCTCAGGGGCGTGCCCAGGTCCTCCAGGCTGGCCTGGATGCCTACGGGCGCCGTCGGCGGGTCCGGCGGGCCCGGTGGGCCCGGTGGGGGCAGCGTCGACGGCGGAGTGCTCACGTGGGCAGGGTAGGGCAGGGCGCCGACGTCGTTGCGACCGGGGCCCGCCCCGCCCGGGCGTGCAACCCGGTGCGCGCAGGTGCTCCCAGCCCCTAGAATCGTGCCCATACGCGAGCGGCCCGACGGTCCTGGCCTCATCCTCCCCTGGTGATGCCGGTCCCGCACGGCGACCGCCTGACCATGTAGTGACAGGAGGCCCCGTGGGATACGGACCCATCAAGGCGACAGTCGGCCCGGCCCTGGAGATGCTCTACCAGCCCTGGATCCGCGGGGAGGAGAACATTCCGGCGGAGGGCGCGGCGATCCTGGCCTCCAATCACCTGGCGGTCATCGACTCCTTCTTCCTGCCGCTGCTGGTGGATCGCGAGGTGGCCTTCATCGGCAAGGCCGACTACTTCACCGGCAAGGGGATCAAGGGCTGGGCGGTGAAGAACTTCATGAAGACGGTGGGCACGATCCCGGTGGACCGCAGTGGGGGCAAGGCCTCCCAGGCGGCTCTCCAGGCGGGGATCGACCGCCTGCGCGCGGGGCACCTGTTCGGCATCTACCCCGAGGGCACCCGCAGCCCCGATGGGCGCCTCTACCGCGGCAAGACGGGCGTGGCCCGCATCACCCTGGCGACGGGGGCCCCGGTGGTGCCGGTGGCCATGATCGGCTCGAACCTGGCCCAGCCGATCGGCCAGGCGATCCCCTCGACCCGCCATCGGGTGGGGATCGTCATTGGCGAGCCGCTGGACTTCTCGCGCTACAAGGGGCTGGAGAACGACCGCTTCGTCCTGCGCTCGATCACCGATGAGATCATGTACGCCCTCATGGCCCTCTCGGGCCAGGAGTATGTGGACCTGTATGCGGCGGATGTGAAGAACGCGATGGACGCGGAGAAGAAGACGGCCGACGAGGTGGTCGCCGAGATGCTTCAGGCCCAGGCCCAGCGCCGCCCGGCAGCCGCGCCCGTGTCCGCCCCCGGCGGCCGCCCCGCCCCCGAGGTCAGCGTGCCCGAGCCGCCGGACGAGGCCGAGGACAGGCCCGCCGAGAGCGGAGGGGACGGCGAGGATGCGGGTAACGCTCCTTCTGCGGATATGTGAGAACGACCGCTGAGGGCGGGCGGCCGCGCCTTAGGTACCCGCGATAACGTTGGATGGAGTGTGGCGGAGTGGTGAACAGCGCAGTTCTTCTCAGCGTTGGCCTCGCGGTGGTGCAGGTGGCGCTACGGGCTGGTGGTCAGGCTGCCGGTGCTGATCTGGTGGGTGATGCCTCCGGCCTGATAGATCGGATGAAGCAGCTGCAGCCGAATCAGGGTGCACGCACTCGTGCAGGGCAACGCGTCGCCGAGGACATCGCTAAGGCCATTCCTCTCGATGATCCTGACTACAGGGATATCTCAGAAACCGACTGGGAGTTAGCCTCATCGTATGTGGCGGAGCTTTTCCGCGGACTGGCTGATGAGCATCGACGGCGGGCCGGGTATGACTGGGAACAACTCCGGTCCATATTACTGGGAGCGGGCGGTCACGAGCGCCGGGAGAAGCTGGAGCAGGCCTCCGCGAAAGTGGCTTTCGATCGGGTGTTGGAGACTGCCTGCAGGAGGGCTGTAGAGTGCTTGACTGACGCTGAGGCGCTGCGCCTCATACTCGATTGCTTGGAGGAAACGGGCGACATCCTGTCGGAATTGCGCGACCGC belongs to Actinomyces capricornis and includes:
- a CDS encoding FKBP-type peptidyl-prolyl cis-trans isomerase; protein product: MRRTPLTLSTLALAACLTLAGCGQDAEPDAAASTPAAPPTAVDCSTVTVDSDAATLPTLSGADGEEPAVSWGGGQAPENLTVKTLTEGSGAQIGSDDVIVANYVGWEWDSSQAFDTSWGRGAPASFSLKAVIPGWTCGLAGTHVGDRVLLSIPAELAYGEKQPTPSAAAEQLPQQGQPSGDLVFVVDVLGGGSPEEISAGTKDAVVEGEAALAERGVSVSGSLGEAATITVNEGAAEPTEPEVIVLARGSGAPLEAGSKVLAHTAGAPWAGGQAGQPFSTWDQDSPQVLVLDDQPPLDKLAGVPAGSRVVILMPKDETTGTPASAFVMDIEQVL
- a CDS encoding lysophospholipid acyltransferase family protein; amino-acid sequence: MGYGPIKATVGPALEMLYQPWIRGEENIPAEGAAILASNHLAVIDSFFLPLLVDREVAFIGKADYFTGKGIKGWAVKNFMKTVGTIPVDRSGGKASQAALQAGIDRLRAGHLFGIYPEGTRSPDGRLYRGKTGVARITLATGAPVVPVAMIGSNLAQPIGQAIPSTRHRVGIVIGEPLDFSRYKGLENDRFVLRSITDEIMYALMALSGQEYVDLYAADVKNAMDAEKKTADEVVAEMLQAQAQRRPAAAPVSAPGGRPAPEVSVPEPPDEAEDRPAESGGDGEDAGNAPSADM
- a CDS encoding HesB/IscA family protein is translated as MAQSTLTDADAQAPEHEVVLTETAAAKVASLLIQEGRDDLRLRVAVQPGGCSGLVYQLYFDERLLDGDALRAFPTGGAELESVEVVVDRMSVPYLSGATIDFADTIEKQGFTIDNPNAAGTCACGESFN
- a CDS encoding superoxide dismutase, with product MAVYTLPELPYDYAALEPHISGRIMELHHDKHHAAYVAGANAALEALAAARESGDLGAINLWEKNLAFNLAGHTNHTVFWKNLSPNGGGQPEGELAEAIKDSFGSFEKFKAQFAAAALGIQGSGWAVLAYDTISGKLVIFQVYDHQSNLPLGAVPLFLVDMWEHAFYLDYLNVKADYVAAIWNIANWQDVSERLAEAVAKAGGLILR
- a CDS encoding DEDD exonuclease domain-containing protein; amino-acid sequence: MQASLEDLGTPLSHVTFLVVDVETTGGAPGAHALTEIGAVKVRGGRVLEEFSTLVNPGAAIPAQITMLTGITNAMVAGAPAVSAAMEAFLTWADGAAHHDAAAPREETVLVAHNARFDLSHLRAAAQHSGQDWSAPRVLDTLALARRAWSRSDVPNHRLSTLASFVGSPTRPTHRALDDARATVEVLHAALEALAPLGVTHLEDLATATDPVPARRRAKSRLADPLPTCPGVYQFCSAAGQVLYVGSASSLKRRVRSYFTAAEKRRKVAQMLDTTVEVRHIATPTLIEARVRELRLIAELDPPVNRRSRSPGRQPWLRLAPGPQPRLSLTTVLPTSEATGAVGPFASRRSAQEALRAAESVLRLGRWDGAHRRVRPDDAPATADQAAACLSGHIDLVATPLLERISALAADQRYEEAGAWTHRLRALLHGVLRAERARPLLACPHLIAARRRQGGGWELIAVRWGMLAGSMATPPGADPRPGVEALRASARIVERPERVGQGASVEETLLLADWALDEGARLVEVEGDPQCLAWPLGAAARHRKVLDAEP